From a region of the uncultured Draconibacterium sp. genome:
- a CDS encoding ABC transporter permease, whose amino-acid sequence MRKFKIQLSSSIESFLIELGDMVWFTLEVIRQFFMAPFEHRELIKQSYYIGNKTLPLISITGFIMGLVLTLQSRPVLVEFGAQNLLPGMISVSVVREIGPVITALLCAGKISSGIGAELGAMKVTEQLDAMEVSGTKPLNFVVATRVMATTLLVPLLVIFADAIALIGSFVAVRMYEDISIVLFISRAFDSLSFTDIVPATIKTFFFGFFIGLIGTYKGYTTGRGTESVGRSANSAVVTASLVIFIIDLLAVQVSSLIFKV is encoded by the coding sequence ATGCGAAAATTCAAAATACAATTAAGTAGTTCAATCGAAAGTTTTCTTATCGAGCTTGGAGACATGGTATGGTTTACATTAGAGGTAATCCGACAATTTTTTATGGCTCCTTTCGAGCACCGCGAACTGATAAAACAAAGCTATTACATCGGTAACAAAACGTTGCCACTAATTTCAATTACCGGATTTATAATGGGTTTGGTGCTTACATTACAATCCAGACCGGTTTTAGTAGAATTTGGAGCCCAAAACTTATTGCCGGGAATGATTTCGGTTTCGGTAGTGCGCGAAATAGGCCCGGTAATTACCGCTTTGTTGTGTGCCGGAAAAATTAGTTCGGGAATTGGCGCTGAGCTAGGGGCAATGAAAGTTACCGAACAGTTGGATGCCATGGAAGTTTCGGGAACAAAACCGCTAAACTTTGTGGTAGCAACACGAGTCATGGCAACCACCTTGTTGGTGCCTTTGCTCGTGATTTTTGCCGACGCTATCGCCTTAATCGGATCTTTTGTTGCAGTGCGAATGTATGAAGACATTTCAATTGTATTATTTATCTCGCGTGCCTTCGATTCGCTAAGTTTTACAGATATCGTACCGGCTACCATAAAAACTTTCTTTTTTGGATTTTTTATTGGCCTGATAGGAACCTACAAAGGATATACCACCGGCCGTGGAACTGAATCGGTTGGACGTTCAGCCAACTCGGCCGTTGTTACTGCTTCATTGGTCATATTTATTATCGACCTTCTGGCTGTTCAGGTGTCGAGTTTAATTTTTAAGGTTTAA
- a CDS encoding mechanosensitive ion channel family protein, with the protein MAYFENALQIVTEKIGSWTNDFISMLPNFVIAALVVIIFYLIAKLFTRLLKSTLSKFTSNVAVIKLIASFSRIAIMAAALFIALGILELEKTVTSLLAGVGIVGLAIGFAFKDAIANFLAGIYITFKSTVNVGDIVEFGDHMGTVKSIGLRAVKIDTFQGQEVVIPNRLIFEDIYKHYTVNSVRRIDLNVGISYGEDLQKVEDITLSAIKEIDYLLKTKPIDLYFLEFGDSSINFVVRYWVKFQKQTDYLQALSDGVKNIKSAYDANDITIPFPIRTLDFGIKGGKTLTEVLPN; encoded by the coding sequence ATGGCTTATTTTGAAAACGCATTACAGATTGTAACTGAAAAAATAGGTAGCTGGACAAATGATTTCATTTCAATGCTACCAAACTTTGTTATTGCAGCTTTGGTTGTCATTATATTCTATCTGATAGCAAAGCTTTTCACCCGCCTATTAAAATCCACCTTATCCAAATTTACGAGTAATGTAGCAGTTATTAAATTAATTGCTTCATTTTCGCGCATTGCGATTATGGCAGCAGCGTTGTTTATAGCGCTTGGTATTTTGGAACTTGAAAAAACCGTTACCTCGCTTTTGGCTGGTGTGGGAATTGTTGGTTTAGCTATTGGTTTTGCCTTTAAAGATGCCATTGCCAACTTTCTTGCAGGTATATATATTACGTTTAAAAGTACCGTTAACGTTGGCGACATTGTTGAGTTTGGCGATCATATGGGAACCGTAAAATCTATAGGGTTGCGCGCTGTAAAGATCGACACTTTTCAGGGGCAGGAAGTAGTAATACCAAACCGGCTGATTTTTGAAGATATTTACAAACATTACACAGTAAACAGTGTTCGCCGTATCGACCTGAATGTTGGAATCAGCTATGGAGAAGATCTGCAAAAAGTTGAAGATATTACACTTAGCGCCATAAAGGAAATTGACTACCTGCTTAAAACCAAACCTATCGATTTGTACTTCCTCGAATTTGGCGACAGCTCGATAAACTTTGTTGTCCGATATTGGGTGAAGTTTCAGAAACAAACCGATTATTTACAAGCACTTAGCGACGGCGTTAAAAATATAAAATCGGCATACGATGCCAACGACATTACTATTCCATTCCCAATTCGCACACTCGATTTTGGAATAAAAGGTGGTAAAACATTAACCGAAGTATTACCAAATTAA
- a CDS encoding hemerythrin domain-containing protein yields the protein MKDITITKALTQHHNEMRNLIEEIKKDESKYILLKKHLDIHHELEEDLLLSLLNTNKDVNAESLESKEEHYVLNMLLLDLADFPKDNPRWMIKFKVFVEIVEHHLSEEEEDLFPEAEEHLPASQQKQLGEEFLHLKQQRLSIVMETK from the coding sequence ATGAAAGACATAACAATAACAAAAGCGCTTACTCAGCACCACAACGAAATGCGTAATTTAATTGAAGAAATAAAAAAGGATGAATCGAAATATATCTTGCTAAAAAAGCATCTTGATATTCATCACGAATTAGAGGAAGACCTTCTTTTAAGCTTGCTGAATACCAATAAAGATGTGAATGCAGAATCACTTGAATCGAAGGAAGAACACTATGTTTTAAACATGCTCCTGCTTGATCTTGCCGATTTCCCGAAAGACAATCCACGCTGGATGATAAAATTTAAAGTATTTGTTGAGATAGTAGAACATCACTTAAGCGAAGAAGAGGAGGACTTGTTCCCGGAAGCAGAAGAACATTTACCTGCAAGTCAGCAAAAGCAATTGGGAGAAGAATTCCTGCACTTAAAACAGCAACGACTTTCAATTGTTATGGAAACAAAATAG
- a CDS encoding OmpA family protein, producing MKMNLRRRVGILPLMMAFIMIIASCSTSKTFKGGAIGAGAGGAIGGLIGSGSDNTAKGAILGAAIGGTAGALIGNYMDKQAEELQEDLEGADVERIGEGIKITFDSGILFGFDSSELTYASKENIAELAETLQKYEDTEILIEGHTDNKGSDSYNQNLSEKRAGSVADQLKILGVAATRISEAGYGEEMPIADNSTEEGRAQNRRVEVAIFANKKLKKAAENGDLIIK from the coding sequence ATGAAAATGAATTTGCGTAGAAGAGTTGGAATATTGCCACTAATGATGGCATTTATCATGATTATAGCTTCATGTAGTACATCCAAAACATTTAAAGGAGGAGCAATAGGTGCTGGCGCCGGTGGTGCTATTGGCGGCTTAATAGGTTCCGGCTCCGATAATACAGCAAAAGGGGCGATACTTGGTGCTGCAATCGGTGGAACCGCCGGAGCACTCATTGGAAATTATATGGATAAGCAGGCCGAAGAACTTCAGGAAGATCTTGAAGGTGCCGACGTAGAAAGAATTGGAGAAGGAATTAAAATCACTTTCGACTCAGGGATTCTGTTTGGTTTCGACTCGTCAGAACTTACGTATGCATCAAAAGAAAACATTGCAGAGCTTGCAGAAACGCTTCAGAAATATGAAGATACGGAAATCCTTATCGAAGGACATACCGATAATAAAGGTTCAGATAGCTACAACCAGAACCTCTCGGAAAAAAGAGCAGGTTCTGTAGCCGATCAATTGAAAATACTTGGCGTTGCCGCAACCAGGATTTCAGAAGCAGGGTATGGAGAAGAAATGCCTATTGCTGATAATTCAACAGAAGAAGGAAGAGCTCAGAACAGAAGAGTAGAGGTGGCCATTTTTGCGAACAAAAAACTTAAAAAAGCGGCAGAAAATGGTGATCTCATTATAAAATAA
- a CDS encoding porin family protein: protein MKKLIMTAFLTLVFGTMIYAQNKSSGIKGGLNFASLSTDGNNDKNLKMGFHAGVFTKIPFSETFAIQPELLYSGKGIKLNYDESAIADGETKFNLNYIDVPVKLVFKLSEDFEFQFGPYFSYLINANTDTDAELLGGEIDSNDELDREHFNTFDYGLTAGLGFDLDPMIFGLNYNLGLKQVAKDNDVSYDLIGDAKNMVIQAYVGLKF, encoded by the coding sequence ATGAAAAAATTAATAATGACTGCGTTTCTCACGCTTGTTTTTGGAACAATGATTTATGCACAAAATAAGTCATCTGGTATTAAGGGAGGTCTAAACTTTGCTAGTCTTTCAACAGATGGGAACAATGATAAGAATCTGAAAATGGGCTTTCACGCCGGGGTTTTTACCAAAATTCCATTCAGTGAAACATTTGCAATTCAACCAGAACTTCTTTATTCAGGAAAAGGAATTAAATTGAATTATGACGAAAGCGCTATTGCCGACGGAGAAACCAAATTCAACCTGAACTATATAGATGTACCGGTAAAACTGGTTTTTAAATTATCAGAAGACTTTGAATTCCAGTTTGGCCCCTATTTCAGTTACCTCATAAATGCTAATACCGATACCGATGCAGAGCTATTGGGTGGCGAAATAGATAGCAATGATGAGTTAGACAGGGAACACTTTAATACTTTTGATTATGGTTTAACTGCCGGATTAGGATTTGATCTTGACCCAATGATTTTTGGACTGAATTATAACCTGGGTCTGAAACAAGTAGCCAAAGACAATGATGTCTCCTACGATTTAATTGGTGATGCTAAAAACATGGTCATTCAGGCCTATGTTGGATTAAAGTTTTAA
- a CDS encoding DUF1328 domain-containing protein → MLRLVIIFLIVAIVAALFGFTGIAASAAAIAKVVFIVAVILFLLSLIAGGIRGFK, encoded by the coding sequence ATGTTACGTTTAGTAATTATCTTTTTAATTGTTGCAATTGTAGCAGCATTGTTTGGATTTACAGGAATAGCTGCCAGTGCGGCAGCTATTGCAAAGGTTGTATTTATTGTAGCTGTTATTCTTTTTTTGCTATCGTTAATTGCCGGAGGTATTCGTGGATTTAAATAA
- a CDS encoding M48 family metallopeptidase, whose protein sequence is MKKIVHLFILLVVISCSTVPLTNRTQITAIPSSQMLGLSSESYNSVLSQSEISNNASYRKSVERVGLNISAAVESYLKEIGRKELLQGYDWEFNVIKSDQLNAWCMPGGKIAFYEGIMPICKDDNGIAVVMAHEIAHAVAKHNNERMTQQLGLQMGGLALSEALSEKEAQTKQIAMAVFGLGTQVGIILPYSRSFENEADELGLYFMAMAGYDPRQAPEFWERMLQAGESRAPEFLSTHPNPENRIDHLHQIMPKALEYYRD, encoded by the coding sequence ATGAAAAAAATCGTTCATCTCTTCATATTGCTTGTGGTTATTTCATGCAGTACTGTCCCCTTAACAAACCGAACACAAATAACAGCCATTCCATCCTCGCAGATGTTGGGATTGAGTAGTGAAAGTTACAACAGTGTTTTAAGCCAATCCGAAATATCGAACAATGCTTCATACCGTAAATCGGTTGAACGTGTTGGACTAAATATTTCAGCAGCAGTTGAATCGTATTTAAAAGAAATTGGCAGAAAAGAACTGCTTCAGGGTTATGATTGGGAATTTAATGTGATTAAAAGCGACCAACTCAATGCATGGTGTATGCCCGGTGGAAAAATTGCCTTTTACGAGGGAATTATGCCCATTTGTAAAGACGACAACGGTATTGCTGTAGTCATGGCTCATGAAATTGCGCATGCCGTAGCCAAACACAATAACGAAAGAATGACACAACAACTTGGTTTGCAAATGGGAGGACTTGCTTTATCAGAGGCCTTAAGTGAAAAAGAAGCACAAACAAAACAAATTGCTATGGCAGTATTTGGACTTGGAACTCAAGTGGGAATTATACTTCCTTACAGCCGCAGCTTTGAAAACGAGGCCGACGAACTGGGTCTTTATTTTATGGCAATGGCTGGTTACGATCCACGTCAGGCTCCGGAATTTTGGGAAAGGATGTTACAGGCCGGAGAAAGTAGAGCTCCGGAGTTTTTGTCGACACACCCAAATCCTGAAAACAGAATCGATCACCTCCATCAAATTATGCCAAAAGCATTGGAATATTATCGGGATTAA